One window of Desulfomicrobium apsheronum genomic DNA carries:
- the pseC gene encoding UDP-4-amino-4,6-dideoxy-N-acetyl-beta-L-altrosamine transaminase — MIPYGRQEITQSDIDAVVDVLRSDFLTQGPMVAHFEETVARHVGSTHAVAVNSATSALHIACLALGLGQDDWLWTSPITFVASANCGLYCGAGVDFVDIDPRTYNLCPKALARKLEQAEREGRLPKIVAPVHLCGQPCDMAAIHALGKRYGFRIIEDASHAIGGKYRDEFIGNCRYSDITIFSFHPVKIITTAEGGMATTNDARLAERMSLLRSHGITRDPDLMTHEPDGPWYYQQIDLGFNYRMTELQAALGVSQMKRLDEFVARRHALAFRYDKMLTGLPVVTPWQHPDSYSGLHLYVIRLDPTQTDRRQLHVFESLRNQGIGVNVHYIPVHTQPYYRNLGFEPGDFPQAESYYAEAISMPMFHGMTEAQQDAVVEALRKAVQQ, encoded by the coding sequence ATGATCCCCTACGGTCGCCAGGAAATAACCCAGTCGGACATTGACGCGGTCGTTGACGTCCTGCGGTCGGACTTCCTGACGCAGGGCCCCATGGTGGCGCATTTCGAGGAAACGGTCGCCAGACATGTCGGGTCTACCCACGCTGTCGCGGTCAACAGCGCCACATCAGCTCTGCACATAGCCTGCCTGGCGCTTGGGCTTGGGCAGGATGATTGGCTTTGGACCAGCCCGATCACGTTCGTGGCGTCGGCCAATTGCGGACTGTACTGCGGGGCCGGGGTGGACTTCGTCGACATCGACCCGCGCACTTACAACCTCTGCCCGAAAGCCTTGGCGCGCAAGCTCGAACAGGCCGAGCGCGAGGGCCGCCTGCCCAAAATCGTGGCCCCTGTCCATCTCTGCGGCCAGCCCTGCGACATGGCAGCCATCCATGCCTTGGGGAAACGCTACGGGTTCAGGATTATCGAGGACGCATCCCATGCCATCGGCGGCAAATACCGAGACGAATTCATCGGCAATTGCCGGTACAGCGACATAACCATTTTCAGCTTCCATCCCGTCAAGATCATCACCACCGCCGAAGGCGGCATGGCGACGACCAACGACGCTCGCCTGGCGGAACGGATGTCCCTGCTGCGCAGTCACGGCATCACCCGCGATCCGGACCTGATGACGCACGAACCAGACGGCCCCTGGTACTATCAGCAGATCGATCTCGGCTTCAATTACCGTATGACCGAACTGCAGGCGGCCCTTGGCGTCAGCCAGATGAAAAGACTTGATGAGTTCGTCGCGCGTCGCCATGCCTTAGCCTTCCGTTACGATAAAATGCTTACTGGCCTTCCCGTGGTCACGCCTTGGCAGCATCCGGATTCTTATTCAGGTCTCCATCTGTATGTGATCCGCTTGGACCCAACTCAGACAGACAGGCGCCAACTCCACGTTTTCGAGAGTCTGCGCAACCAAGGAATTGGCGTGAATGTGCATTACATTCCTGTTCATACCCAGCCCTACTACCGCAACTTGGGTTTTGAGCCCGGAGATTTCCCTCAGGCCGAGAGCTATTATGCCGAAGCCATCAGCATGCCCATGTTTCATGGCATGACGGAAGCCCAGCAGGACGCCGTTGTGGAGGCGCTTCGCAAGGCGGTGCAGCAATGA
- the pseF gene encoding pseudaminic acid cytidylyltransferase, whose translation MKLAVIPARGGSKRIPRKNIREFCGRPMIAWAIEAARKSGCFDRIIVSTDDAEIAEISCHWGAEAPFVRPRALSDDHTGTIPVVAHAIDWYLEHTAEKPEEVCCVYATAPFVRPADLRQGLEALLRHGCDYAFSATSFPFPIQRAVRIRKDGRVEMFNPEHFNTRSQDLEEAYHDAGQFYWGRAEAWIEGRPIFNSDAIPVLLPRHRVQDIDTVEDWRRAELMFTTLRQLEEW comes from the coding sequence ATGAAACTGGCGGTGATTCCCGCACGGGGCGGCAGCAAGCGCATTCCCCGAAAGAACATCAGGGAGTTCTGCGGCAGGCCCATGATTGCCTGGGCCATCGAAGCGGCGAGGAAGAGCGGGTGTTTCGATCGGATCATCGTTTCAACTGACGATGCCGAGATAGCCGAAATTTCCTGTCATTGGGGAGCTGAAGCGCCCTTTGTCCGTCCGAGAGCGTTGTCCGATGATCACACGGGAACAATTCCTGTCGTTGCGCACGCGATAGACTGGTATCTGGAGCATACGGCTGAGAAACCGGAAGAAGTGTGCTGTGTGTATGCAACCGCCCCCTTCGTTCGTCCGGCGGACCTGCGCCAGGGGCTCGAAGCGCTGCTTCGCCATGGGTGCGACTACGCCTTTTCCGCCACCAGCTTTCCGTTCCCGATCCAACGCGCTGTGCGCATCAGAAAAGACGGGAGAGTCGAGATGTTCAACCCGGAGCACTTCAACACCCGCTCCCAGGATCTGGAAGAAGCGTACCACGATGCCGGCCAGTTTTATTGGGGCCGGGCGGAAGCCTGGATCGAAGGACGACCGATATTCAATTCCGACGCCATCCCCGTCCTGCTGCCCCGCCACCGGGTCCAAGACATTGACACCGTCGAGGACTGGCGGCGGGCGGAACTGATGTTCACGACACTGCGCCAGCTTGAGGAATGGTGA
- the pseB gene encoding UDP-N-acetylglucosamine 4,6-dehydratase (inverting): protein MLKESTILVTGGTGSFGNAFVPMTLSKFNPKKIIILSRDEMKQWDMAKKFHHDSRVRFFIGDVRDRERLYRALDGVDYVVHAAATKIVPTAEYNPFECVKTNINGATNLIDACIDKGVKRVVALSTDKASSPVNLYGATKLASDKLFVAGNSYSGSKTTRFAVVRYGNVMGSRGSVIPFFLSIKDKGVLPITDERMTRFMISLEQGVELVWHAFEDMQGGEIYVKKIPSMKVTDLAQTIAPNAKLEFIGIRPGEKLHEQMIGEDDSYYTYEYPEHYKILPAINGWANCSKRIKDGKKVPEGFSYTSNNNTEWMAPAELGAWIVSNRDKIGNI from the coding sequence ATGCTCAAAGAATCAACTATCCTGGTGACTGGCGGAACTGGATCTTTTGGAAATGCCTTTGTGCCTATGACATTAAGCAAATTCAATCCTAAAAAAATCATAATATTGTCTCGCGATGAAATGAAACAGTGGGACATGGCAAAAAAATTTCATCATGATTCACGAGTTCGATTTTTCATAGGCGACGTCAGGGACCGTGAACGGCTGTACCGGGCGCTCGATGGCGTCGACTACGTGGTCCACGCTGCCGCAACCAAGATAGTACCAACGGCCGAATACAACCCCTTCGAGTGCGTCAAGACGAACATCAACGGTGCCACGAACCTCATAGATGCCTGCATCGACAAAGGGGTCAAACGGGTGGTCGCCCTTTCGACGGACAAGGCCAGCAGCCCTGTGAACCTCTACGGTGCCACTAAACTAGCTTCGGACAAGCTCTTTGTAGCCGGCAACTCCTATTCCGGAAGCAAAACGACGAGATTCGCCGTGGTCCGCTATGGCAATGTCATGGGCTCAAGAGGTTCGGTCATTCCTTTCTTCCTTTCCATCAAGGACAAGGGCGTGCTGCCTATTACCGACGAGCGCATGACACGGTTCATGATCTCCCTTGAGCAAGGCGTCGAGCTTGTCTGGCATGCTTTCGAGGACATGCAGGGCGGAGAAATCTATGTCAAAAAAATTCCCTCCATGAAGGTCACAGACCTCGCCCAGACCATTGCTCCCAACGCCAAGCTCGAATTCATCGGTATCCGCCCCGGAGAAAAGCTGCACGAACAGATGATCGGAGAGGATGACTCCTACTACACATACGAGTATCCGGAGCATTACAAGATCCTCCCCGCCATCAACGGCTGGGCGAATTGCAGCAAACGGATCAAGGACGGAAAGAAGGTGCCCGAAGGCTTCAGCTACACCAGCAACAACAATACTGAGTGGATGGCCCCGGCTGAGTTGGGAGCGTGGATCGTTAGCAACAGAGACAAGATAGGAAACATCTGA